The Verrucomicrobiota bacterium JB022 genome contains a region encoding:
- a CDS encoding transcriptional repressor produces MQQRDTRQRAAIKQAFLQAQRPLGPKEVLEIASADVPKLGIATVYRNIKSLVEQNELQVVDIPGGTPRYQLPQAQRAHLFICEATDRVYTLSVPADRLSPELPVGFTLREAQLICYGRGPDAELA; encoded by the coding sequence ATGCAACAGCGTGACACTCGACAGCGCGCGGCCATCAAGCAGGCATTCCTCCAGGCACAACGCCCGCTGGGGCCAAAGGAAGTCCTGGAGATCGCCAGCGCCGACGTCCCCAAACTGGGCATCGCGACCGTCTACCGCAATATCAAGAGCCTCGTTGAACAAAACGAACTTCAAGTGGTGGACATCCCGGGCGGCACTCCTCGCTACCAGCTGCCGCAAGCCCAACGTGCCCACCTCTTTATCTGCGAAGCCACCGACCGCGTTTACACGCTGAGCGTACCCGCAGACCGCCTCTCGCCCGAGCTTCCGGTCGGGTTTACCCTGCGAGAGGCGCAGCTGATCTGTTACGGGCGCGGCCCGGATGCCGAGCTGGCCTGA
- a CDS encoding NUDIX hydrolase — protein MKPSTPLPSAPPSWLQTHDALHAECRVCRVYRRGFRHPVRETEGDFFVFDMPDWVVALPVTRDRKVVLVQQFRFGMNALTWEFPAGLIDPGEAPMVAAQRELREETGYAGPQARYLGEGWPNPALQNNRCHFVLVEEAEKAMDAAWEPFEELAVVALPLDELWQWFQEGKIRHALAYQAMLLLMQALDWWPQASSASGPRP, from the coding sequence ATGAAACCGTCCACGCCGCTGCCTTCCGCGCCGCCCTCCTGGCTCCAGACTCATGATGCGCTCCATGCGGAGTGCCGCGTCTGCCGTGTCTATCGGCGGGGGTTCCGGCATCCAGTGCGTGAGACGGAGGGCGATTTTTTCGTTTTCGACATGCCCGACTGGGTGGTGGCGCTGCCGGTAACGCGCGACCGCAAGGTGGTGCTGGTGCAGCAGTTCCGCTTTGGCATGAACGCGCTTACCTGGGAGTTCCCCGCCGGGTTGATCGACCCGGGTGAGGCACCCATGGTGGCCGCGCAGCGGGAGTTACGCGAAGAAACGGGCTATGCGGGCCCGCAGGCGCGTTACCTGGGCGAAGGCTGGCCCAACCCGGCGCTGCAAAACAATCGCTGCCACTTCGTGCTGGTGGAAGAGGCGGAGAAGGCGATGGATGCTGCGTGGGAGCCTTTTGAGGAGCTGGCGGTGGTCGCATTGCCGCTCGATGAGCTGTGGCAGTGGTTCCAGGAGGGCAAAATCCGCCATGCCTTGGCCTATCAGGCCATGCTGCTGCTGATGCAGGCGCTCGACTGGTGGCCTCAGGCCAGCTCGGCATCCGGGCCGCGCCCGTAA
- a CDS encoding LysM domain-containing protein: MEDFDDKPLNPLTPDDEPEERAAEGGSKLLVVAMLLALGGLATGVAGIVMANQAGQEAKTLRAQIEALGNPSQELQTRFDDLDNRVVTLGSEIVKLGRTDRQLRDGMQAAIDGITRDIQEQRNTMGQLAGNMNTLNQGVSEMRTSGGSSRSTPSTSSTAGTSSTRPSPTTASGSSETATGSTGESTGGTYTVVAGDNYYRIARKTNTTVEQIAAANPGVDPTKLKVDQKLNLPVQ, encoded by the coding sequence ATGGAGGATTTTGACGATAAGCCACTGAATCCGCTTACGCCGGACGACGAGCCGGAAGAGCGCGCTGCCGAAGGCGGCTCGAAGCTGTTGGTCGTTGCCATGTTGCTGGCGCTGGGCGGCTTGGCTACCGGGGTAGCAGGCATCGTCATGGCCAACCAGGCGGGGCAGGAAGCGAAAACTTTGCGCGCGCAGATCGAGGCGCTGGGCAACCCTTCGCAGGAGCTGCAGACGCGTTTCGACGATCTCGACAACCGAGTGGTGACGCTGGGCAGCGAGATCGTGAAGCTGGGCCGGACCGATCGCCAGTTGCGCGACGGCATGCAGGCTGCCATCGACGGCATCACGCGCGACATCCAGGAGCAGCGCAACACGATGGGCCAGCTTGCCGGCAACATGAATACGCTCAATCAGGGTGTTTCGGAGATGCGCACCAGCGGTGGCAGCAGCCGCTCGACCCCTTCCACCAGTAGCACCGCAGGCACTTCCTCCACCCGCCCGAGCCCGACGACTGCTTCCGGTTCGTCCGAGACGGCCACGGGCAGCACAGGCGAGTCGACTGGCGGCACCTACACGGTGGTGGCGGGTGACAATTACTACCGCATCGCGCGCAAGACCAACACCACGGTCGAGCAGATCGCGGCGGCAAACCCAGGTGTGGATCCCACCAAGCTGAAGGTAGATCAAAAGCTGAACCTGCCGGTGCAGTAG